A single candidate division WOR-3 bacterium DNA region contains:
- the rpsO gene encoding 30S ribosomal protein S15, translated as MPIAKEKKEQLIHLHQLHDTDTGSPEVQIAILSERINLLSEHLKVHKKDKHSRRGLIKMVNERRRHLNYLSEHHKSRYKKIVDELGLRG; from the coding sequence ATGCCTATAGCGAAAGAGAAGAAGGAACAACTGATTCATCTCCATCAGTTGCACGATACCGATACTGGCTCGCCCGAGGTTCAGATTGCGATTCTGAGCGAGCGGATAAACCTGTTGAGTGAGCACCTGAAGGTGCACAAGAAGGACAAGCACTCCCGCCGCGGGCTCATCAAGATGGTCAACGAACGCCGGCGGCACCTAAACTACCTTTCCGAGCACCATAAGAGCCGCTACAAGAAAATTGTTGATGAACTAGGGTTGAGGGGTTAG
- the porA gene encoding pyruvate ferredoxin oxidoreductase, producing the protein MILAKTGNEALAYAMKQINPDVVAAYPITPSTEIVQIFAGYVNDGLVDSEFVAVESEHSAMAACIGAAACGCRTMTATASQGLALMHEMLFIAGGLRLPIVMPIASRSLSSPLNIHGDHSDSLASRDSGWMQFFCETVQEGYDTLIQAVKIAEKASLPAIVAVDGFILSHCLERIESFEDKKVRDWLGKWKPNWDLLDIKHPILVGPATMQDYYFEFKRSQIEGMNRALPIVEEVQADFAKQFGRGYGVIEEYKTEDAEAVVLLMGSACGTMREAVDALRKQGKKVGMVKLRVYRPLPHPILKQALARFKTVAIMDRADAVNSYGGPLFTEVTSLLYDLPQRPKALAYVYGLGGKEFTPEDGIGVLEQALAGKKDALVTYVGVR; encoded by the coding sequence ATGATACTGGCGAAAACCGGAAACGAGGCTCTGGCCTACGCGATGAAGCAGATAAACCCGGATGTGGTAGCTGCTTACCCGATAACGCCTTCCACCGAGATTGTGCAGATATTCGCTGGGTATGTGAACGACGGTTTGGTGGATTCGGAGTTTGTGGCAGTCGAGTCGGAGCACTCAGCCATGGCTGCCTGCATCGGAGCCGCCGCCTGCGGCTGCCGGACAATGACCGCGACCGCGTCCCAGGGCCTTGCCTTGATGCACGAGATGCTGTTCATCGCGGGCGGTCTGCGTCTGCCCATCGTGATGCCCATCGCCTCCCGTTCGCTTTCCTCGCCCCTGAACATTCACGGCGACCACTCGGATTCACTGGCATCGCGCGACTCAGGTTGGATGCAGTTCTTCTGCGAAACGGTGCAGGAAGGGTACGACACACTAATCCAGGCGGTGAAGATTGCCGAGAAGGCCTCATTGCCCGCGATTGTCGCGGTGGACGGGTTTATCCTCTCGCACTGTCTGGAGCGCATCGAGTCGTTCGAGGACAAGAAGGTACGGGACTGGCTCGGGAAGTGGAAGCCGAACTGGGACCTTCTGGACATCAAGCACCCGATTCTAGTTGGCCCGGCCACGATGCAGGACTACTATTTCGAGTTCAAGCGAAGCCAGATCGAAGGAATGAACAGGGCGCTTCCGATTGTGGAAGAGGTGCAGGCCGACTTTGCGAAGCAGTTTGGCCGAGGGTACGGAGTCATCGAGGAGTACAAGACCGAAGATGCGGAAGCGGTCGTGCTTCTGATGGGCTCGGCCTGCGGCACGATGCGCGAGGCGGTTGATGCGCTGCGCAAGCAGGGCAAGAAGGTTGGAATGGTCAAACTGCGCGTGTACCGGCCGTTACCGCACCCGATTCTGAAGCAGGCGCTGGCCAGGTTCAAGACAGTGGCGATTATGGACCGGGCCGATGCGGTAAACTCCTATGGTGGCCCGCTCTTCACCGAAGTGACGTCCTTGCTCTATGACCTGCCGCAGCGACCCAAAGCGCTGGCCTATGTGTATGGCCTGGGCGGTAAAGAGTTCACGCCTGAGGATGGAATCGGTGTTCTCGAGCAGGCACTGGCCGGCAAGAAGGATGCGCTGGTGACTTATGTAGGAGTGAGGTAG
- a CDS encoding pitrilysin family protein, which produces MLSNGLLLITEQLPHVHSVCLGLAFRIGSRDDPKDLVGLCHLNEHMVFKGTDRLSARDISYAAESLGAELNAFTDKETTCFYGRFPSDQQVPVTELLCDIVARPAFNQLELEKEKGVIAEEIRSADEDPDSKTFNLTFQAFYQNHPMGWPISGTLDSLARAEPEFLRRVYAERYHVGTGLAVAVGEVRTDELAQCIERTLGHWPRFAPPVRTRPVPAPAGEMVETRRDLSQVYICLAVPAFPFADLRRHALAIFNTAFGGGLSSRLFQRLRETEGLVYSVSSFAELFEDSGFIGVYFVAEASKLTRCLEVITDELERLRRHRFGSDEIERALIMTRSSILLALESPTSRMLRLARSQQLLGQVQPLDEALACLDRVKHAEINDLADQLFSAPGFCVGAVGPIEPVELRRLLPR; this is translated from the coding sequence GTGCTGTCAAATGGACTTCTGCTCATTACCGAACAGTTGCCCCATGTCCACTCGGTCTGCCTCGGGCTTGCGTTCCGGATCGGCAGCCGGGATGACCCTAAGGACCTTGTCGGTCTTTGCCACCTCAACGAGCATATGGTGTTCAAGGGCACGGACCGGCTGTCCGCGCGCGACATATCCTATGCGGCGGAATCGCTCGGCGCGGAGCTGAACGCTTTCACCGACAAGGAAACGACCTGCTTCTACGGCCGGTTCCCGTCCGACCAGCAGGTTCCGGTCACTGAACTTCTGTGTGATATCGTTGCGCGACCGGCCTTCAACCAGCTTGAACTGGAAAAGGAGAAAGGCGTAATCGCCGAGGAAATCCGGAGCGCGGACGAAGACCCGGACTCAAAAACATTCAACCTGACTTTTCAGGCATTCTACCAGAACCATCCGATGGGTTGGCCAATAAGCGGTACTTTGGATTCGCTTGCCAGAGCCGAACCCGAGTTTCTACGCCGGGTCTATGCCGAACGATACCATGTTGGTACCGGGCTTGCAGTTGCGGTTGGCGAAGTCCGGACCGACGAACTGGCTCAGTGCATCGAACGCACACTTGGCCACTGGCCCAGGTTTGCGCCTCCGGTCCGGACAAGACCGGTTCCAGCTCCGGCCGGCGAGATGGTTGAAACCCGCCGCGACCTGAGCCAGGTGTACATCTGCCTCGCAGTACCGGCATTCCCTTTTGCCGACCTGAGACGTCACGCATTGGCCATCTTCAACACCGCATTCGGCGGCGGACTATCGTCCCGTCTGTTCCAACGCTTGCGCGAAACCGAAGGTTTGGTATATTCGGTGTCTAGCTTTGCCGAGCTCTTTGAAGATTCCGGGTTCATAGGTGTGTATTTCGTGGCCGAGGCAAGTAAGCTAACCCGCTGCCTTGAGGTCATCACCGACGAACTTGAGCGGCTGCGCCGTCACCGGTTCGGGTCGGACGAAATCGAACGCGCCCTTATCATGACCCGAAGCTCGATTCTCTTGGCTTTGGAAAGCCCGACCAGCCGGATGCTGCGACTGGCCAGAAGCCAGCAACTATTGGGACAGGTGCAGCCACTGGACGAGGCACTTGCATGTCTCGACCGGGTGAAGCATGCGGAAATAAACGACTTGGCGGACCAACTGTTCAGCGCCCCGGGCTTCTGCGTCGGTGCGGTCGGCCCGATTGAACCGGTCGAACTGCGCCGACTGCTGCCACGCTAA
- a CDS encoding MFS transporter — protein sequence MDEKKAIEGGSDCRPEAPTTVVMNNRSQLLPVLRIPEFVVFSVSQAVSLFGDKLDYMALLAMIAYFAEVLRLDSARAISFLSVVVALPVILFGPLAGILVDRWDRRKVMVVCDSARTVLVLLIPLVAIATKSLYLVFTVAFGVFLFGLFFNTSRLSIIPNLVGPERVLGANSLMNLIGRVATLLGMFLGGLIVDWSGWLGLGIRPTWTAGFYLDALTYLVSVIALLVIFRRLAGAWHPPEKRLTVSDEARMFLDQQSKMLREVKELWQLVTREPSVFFVNCTVLAYVIMGAAVLVLYIPIIQSGRDAGGVGLGTKGVGYVAAIGSVGLVVSSMAYGIIGHRLRKHKVMLGSFLVLGLIAMALAISRQFVWVAPLALLAGLALSPINIGMDTLLHESVPESARGRIFSTREWLLHVFFAGSAFVIGQLTNFFAVRHLLFTIGATVGLASIAGFFATRGRSIG from the coding sequence GTGGACGAAAAGAAGGCCATCGAAGGGGGTTCTGATTGTCGGCCTGAGGCACCAACCACGGTTGTCATGAACAACCGCAGCCAGTTGCTGCCGGTTTTGCGCATCCCGGAATTTGTCGTCTTCTCAGTCTCCCAGGCAGTCTCGCTCTTCGGCGACAAACTCGACTACATGGCGCTGCTTGCAATGATTGCCTACTTCGCCGAGGTGCTCAGATTGGATAGCGCCCGAGCGATATCTTTTCTCTCGGTCGTTGTTGCCCTGCCAGTGATACTTTTCGGCCCACTCGCCGGAATACTCGTTGACCGATGGGACCGGCGTAAGGTTATGGTCGTCTGCGATTCGGCCCGTACCGTGCTGGTTCTCCTGATACCGCTCGTCGCCATTGCCACAAAGAGTCTCTATCTCGTCTTTACAGTCGCCTTTGGCGTATTCCTGTTCGGTCTTTTCTTCAATACCTCGCGGCTTTCAATCATTCCCAACCTTGTCGGTCCGGAGAGGGTCCTGGGCGCAAATTCACTCATGAACCTCATCGGCCGGGTCGCCACGCTCCTCGGCATGTTCCTGGGCGGGCTCATCGTTGACTGGTCTGGCTGGCTTGGTCTTGGCATACGACCAACCTGGACTGCGGGCTTCTATCTCGATGCCCTTACCTATCTCGTATCGGTCATTGCGCTGCTTGTCATCTTCCGCCGCCTGGCCGGAGCTTGGCATCCGCCGGAAAAGCGGCTTACCGTTTCCGACGAGGCCCGGATGTTTCTCGATCAGCAGTCCAAGATGCTGCGCGAGGTAAAGGAACTCTGGCAGCTCGTAACGAGGGAACCATCGGTGTTCTTCGTCAATTGCACGGTCCTTGCGTACGTCATCATGGGTGCTGCGGTCCTTGTGCTCTACATCCCGATTATTCAGTCTGGTCGCGACGCGGGCGGGGTCGGACTCGGGACCAAAGGCGTGGGCTATGTCGCTGCGATCGGCTCAGTCGGCCTTGTCGTATCCTCAATGGCCTACGGCATTATCGGTCACCGCCTGCGCAAGCACAAGGTGATGCTCGGCTCATTTCTCGTGCTCGGACTCATCGCGATGGCACTGGCAATTTCCCGACAGTTTGTCTGGGTCGCGCCGCTCGCGCTCCTGGCTGGACTTGCGCTTTCGCCCATCAACATCGGCATGGACACCTTGCTCCACGAATCGGTCCCTGAATCGGCCCGTGGCCGGATCTTCTCCACCCGGGAGTGGTTGCTACATGTGTTTTTCGCCGGGTCGGCCTTCGTTATCGGCCAGCTCACGAACTTCTTCGCGGTCCGACATCTGCTCTTCACCATCGGCGCAACGGTCGGGCTTGCGTCCATTGCTGGTTTCTTCGCCACCCGTGGCCGCAGTATCGGATAG
- a CDS encoding glycosyltransferase family 4 protein has product MTAGPIEQRTQLEPVQADRHPRQPLRICMVSDNYYPYVGGIPDHIHNLSVELRKRGHTVKVLTTNFGGKTVETLPCTPDEDQVYRIGTGLLVRSNKSFARVPIAWRPVHRVKRYFAAERFNIIHIHGSLAPTLPLVAIRASESVNVITLHSDYQRSIPYVLFWPEFRPYFHHLHGLVAVSERARDSTARYFPGPYRIIPNAVDVETFRPDVTPIPELDNGRPKVLFLGRFEPRKGLKYLLMAMPEIVRQVPDVQLIVVGAGLFGYAYKGYLDKEVEEHVHWAGLVPNDARPHYYASCDVYCSPAIGFESFGIVLLEAMASAKPVVASDIEGYRKVLEHGREGLLVPPRDVDGIAAAIVQLLKDPTLRQKMGAAGRQKALRYSWSRVADQVESLYYELLQAYPVPRLGRRTS; this is encoded by the coding sequence ATGACCGCTGGTCCCATTGAGCAGCGCACCCAGCTCGAACCTGTCCAAGCGGACAGACACCCAAGACAGCCGCTGCGTATCTGCATGGTATCCGACAATTACTATCCCTATGTCGGCGGCATCCCGGACCATATCCATAACCTCTCCGTCGAGCTGCGCAAACGGGGACACACCGTAAAGGTACTGACTACCAACTTCGGCGGCAAGACGGTCGAAACTCTACCCTGCACACCGGACGAAGACCAGGTGTACCGCATCGGTACCGGACTTCTGGTCCGCTCCAACAAGTCGTTTGCCCGGGTGCCGATCGCCTGGCGGCCGGTGCACCGGGTAAAAAGATATTTTGCTGCCGAACGGTTCAACATCATCCACATTCACGGCTCGCTCGCACCAACTTTACCGCTTGTCGCCATCCGAGCATCCGAGTCAGTGAATGTCATCACTTTGCACTCCGACTATCAGCGCAGTATTCCCTACGTGCTTTTCTGGCCTGAGTTCCGTCCCTACTTCCACCACCTCCACGGTCTGGTTGCGGTCTCCGAACGGGCCCGCGACTCGACTGCCCGGTACTTTCCCGGCCCGTATCGGATAATCCCCAACGCGGTAGATGTCGAGACGTTCCGGCCCGACGTCACACCTATCCCCGAACTTGACAACGGCCGGCCCAAGGTACTGTTTCTTGGCCGGTTCGAGCCACGCAAGGGCCTCAAGTACCTCCTGATGGCAATGCCGGAAATCGTCCGCCAGGTTCCCGACGTCCAGCTTATCGTGGTTGGCGCCGGCCTGTTCGGGTATGCATACAAGGGGTACCTGGACAAGGAAGTCGAGGAGCACGTTCACTGGGCCGGTCTGGTTCCGAATGACGCCCGACCGCACTACTACGCAAGCTGCGACGTTTACTGCTCGCCGGCAATCGGTTTTGAGAGTTTCGGTATCGTGCTGCTCGAAGCAATGGCAAGTGCGAAGCCGGTCGTCGCCTCAGACATCGAGGGGTACCGCAAGGTGCTGGAGCATGGCCGCGAGGGCCTGCTTGTGCCGCCCCGTGACGTCGATGGTATTGCTGCCGCCATCGTACAACTGCTCAAAGACCCGACCTTACGCCAAAAGATGGGCGCTGCCGGCCGACAGAAGGCCTTGCGCTACTCCTGGTCCCGGGTCGCTGACCAGGTTGAGAGCCTGTACTACGAACTGCTCCAGGCCTATCCGGTTCCGCGTCTTGGCCGCCGCACGAGCTAA
- the pnp gene encoding polyribonucleotide nucleotidyltransferase, whose product MTRVEKQVCGRNLSLEFGRVARQSDGGVLARYGDSVILASAVYRKDPIESYQDFFPLTVDYRELAYAAGKIPGGFFKREGRPRDKETLTCRLIDRPIRPLFPDNFRNETQIVAFLLSTDLENESDLLGLIAASAALTVSEIPFLGPIGACRVGKFGNEFVLNPPMTREDEADMWMMYVGIGDLVMTIAGQAREASPEDIDRGWDLAAPVIRETIDLQLELQRQVGKPKLRTDQPLVAPELEAEVRKRAADGVRAANNIQDKLQRGNARTELVRKLVADLAETFPESEAAIKGVTDAMFGEDMRRRILDTGIRLDGRKEGEIRPIECAVSVLPRTHGSALFTRGQTQSLAATTLGTKQDEQVVDDVELEMEEKKRFMLHYNFPPFSVGEVKFLRGPGRRDIGHGDLAERALAAVIPPEENFPYTIRVVSDILESNGSSSMASVCAGSLSLMDAGVPVRAAVAGMAMGLIVDGDIARGAKYSLVTDIIGDEDHYGYMDFKVAGTRKGITAIQLDLKLPGVPYSVLAEGIRRATTARLKVLDIMDQTLAQPRPEISRLAPRIVFLKIDREKIGTVIGPGGKTIRKITDETGCTIDIEDDGTVTIASNKVEALERAQAWVESLVAEVEVGKLYLGTVTRIMNFGAFVEILPGKEGMVHISQLAPTRVRAVEDAVRVGDKVWVKVVEIDDLGRINLSRKKAMEERGEIPPSDDSGIAVRPERRNHSRDSDRDHSRRRSRERR is encoded by the coding sequence TTGACCCGCGTCGAGAAACAAGTCTGCGGCCGCAACCTGTCATTAGAGTTCGGCCGTGTTGCCCGACAGTCTGACGGTGGGGTATTGGCGCGCTACGGTGATTCAGTCATTCTTGCCAGTGCCGTGTACCGGAAGGACCCGATCGAGTCCTATCAGGACTTCTTCCCTTTGACCGTTGACTATCGCGAGCTGGCCTACGCCGCCGGGAAAATCCCCGGCGGTTTCTTCAAGCGCGAAGGCCGGCCCCGCGACAAGGAAACGCTTACCTGCCGTCTCATTGACCGACCGATCAGACCGCTCTTCCCAGACAACTTCCGCAACGAAACCCAGATTGTCGCCTTTCTGCTCTCAACTGACCTTGAGAACGAGAGCGACCTCTTGGGACTCATTGCTGCCTCAGCCGCACTGACCGTCTCAGAAATTCCATTCCTCGGGCCAATTGGTGCCTGCCGTGTCGGCAAGTTCGGAAACGAGTTCGTTCTCAATCCGCCGATGACAAGAGAGGACGAGGCCGACATGTGGATGATGTACGTCGGTATCGGTGACCTGGTGATGACCATTGCCGGACAGGCCAGAGAAGCTAGTCCTGAGGATATTGACCGGGGCTGGGACCTGGCGGCACCGGTCATCCGTGAGACTATTGACCTTCAGCTTGAGCTTCAGCGACAGGTCGGCAAGCCCAAGCTCAGGACCGATCAGCCGCTGGTCGCGCCCGAGCTTGAGGCCGAAGTCCGCAAGCGTGCCGCAGACGGAGTCAGGGCCGCCAATAACATCCAGGACAAGCTCCAGCGCGGAAATGCCCGCACCGAACTGGTTCGCAAGCTGGTCGCCGACCTTGCCGAGACTTTTCCCGAATCCGAAGCCGCAATCAAGGGCGTGACGGACGCAATGTTCGGTGAAGACATGCGGCGCCGAATACTTGATACCGGCATCCGGCTTGACGGCAGAAAGGAAGGTGAGATTCGGCCGATTGAATGCGCAGTCTCGGTCCTGCCCCGGACCCACGGCTCGGCGCTCTTTACCCGAGGCCAGACTCAGTCCCTTGCCGCGACTACGCTCGGCACCAAGCAGGACGAACAGGTCGTGGACGACGTCGAGCTTGAGATGGAGGAGAAGAAGCGGTTCATGCTCCACTACAACTTCCCGCCCTTCTCGGTCGGCGAGGTCAAGTTCCTACGCGGACCGGGCCGCCGGGACATTGGCCACGGTGATTTGGCTGAACGTGCCCTCGCTGCTGTCATTCCGCCCGAGGAGAACTTCCCCTACACCATCCGGGTGGTTTCGGACATTCTCGAATCGAACGGCAGTTCCTCGATGGCCTCGGTCTGCGCCGGCTCGCTTTCGCTGATGGACGCGGGGGTGCCGGTCCGGGCCGCAGTTGCCGGCATGGCAATGGGCCTGATTGTGGACGGCGACATCGCCCGGGGTGCAAAGTACTCCCTCGTCACCGACATTATTGGTGACGAGGACCATTATGGCTACATGGACTTCAAGGTGGCCGGCACCCGCAAGGGCATCACTGCGATACAACTCGACCTGAAACTGCCCGGAGTCCCCTACTCAGTGCTTGCTGAAGGCATCCGCCGCGCGACTACAGCTCGCCTGAAAGTGCTCGACATAATGGACCAGACCCTGGCTCAACCCCGTCCTGAGATATCACGGCTTGCCCCGCGCATCGTATTCCTTAAGATCGACCGCGAGAAGATCGGCACGGTCATCGGTCCGGGCGGCAAGACCATCCGCAAGATTACTGATGAGACTGGCTGCACCATTGACATCGAGGACGACGGTACCGTGACTATTGCCTCGAACAAGGTCGAGGCTCTCGAACGGGCCCAGGCCTGGGTCGAATCGCTCGTAGCTGAGGTCGAAGTCGGCAAACTCTATCTGGGCACGGTGACGAGAATCATGAACTTCGGCGCCTTCGTTGAGATACTGCCGGGCAAAGAAGGAATGGTCCACATTTCCCAGCTCGCACCGACGCGGGTCCGCGCCGTCGAAGACGCGGTCCGAGTCGGCGACAAGGTCTGGGTCAAGGTTGTAGAAATTGACGACCTTGGCCGGATCAACCTGTCACGCAAGAAGGCAATGGAAGAACGGGGCGAGATTCCACCTTCAGACGACTCAGGGATTGCGGTCCGGCCCGAACGTCGCAACCATTCGCGGGACAGCGATCGCGACCATAGCCGGCGCCGTTCCCGGGAACGGCGCTAG
- a CDS encoding 2-oxoacid:acceptor oxidoreductase family protein → MSEVLEIRWHGRGGQGAKTAALLFGEAALDTGKFIQAFPEYGPERMGAPVQAFNRLSDEPIRTHSGIKEPKIVVVLDASLIETARVTEGLKEDGILLVNTTETPEELRKRVRLPENIKVYAVDASKIAMETVGKNVPNTPMLGALVKVTGVLEFEPMMKAIEHKLSEKFRGGKEKFIKPNLESVRRAYEEVKE, encoded by the coding sequence ATGTCAGAAGTTCTTGAAATACGCTGGCACGGTCGCGGCGGCCAAGGTGCAAAGACTGCGGCGCTTCTGTTTGGCGAGGCCGCGCTCGATACCGGCAAATTCATTCAGGCCTTTCCAGAGTACGGGCCGGAGCGGATGGGCGCACCAGTGCAGGCGTTCAACCGGCTGTCGGATGAACCGATTCGTACCCACTCCGGCATCAAGGAGCCGAAGATAGTGGTAGTTCTAGATGCGTCGCTCATCGAAACGGCCCGGGTCACCGAGGGTCTGAAGGAAGATGGTATTCTACTGGTGAACACCACTGAGACGCCTGAAGAATTGCGGAAGAGGGTAAGACTGCCGGAAAACATCAAGGTCTATGCAGTGGACGCCTCGAAGATAGCGATGGAAACAGTGGGCAAGAATGTGCCCAATACGCCAATGCTGGGCGCACTGGTGAAAGTCACCGGGGTTCTGGAGTTTGAGCCGATGATGAAAGCAATCGAACACAAACTTTCCGAGAAGTTCCGAGGCGGCAAGGAAAAGTTCATCAAACCCAATTTAGAGTCGGTGCGCCGGGCGTACGAAGAGGTGAAAGAATGA
- a CDS encoding aminopeptidase, which yields MPDIRIKRLARLLVRYSIGVKKGDWVRIEGPALAEELIRCAMVEVLRAGGHPMLRISLPGTAYTFYHHANDDQLRFIAPSEKLEVERINGRLFFWGGWNTKELTGIPPRKLALAGRARKPVFNRMLERIAKGSLRWCGTMFPTNSSAQDAEMSLEEYQDFVFTAGMLDKKDPIAEWKKVSRRQARLVRYLNRLSTIRIVAPDTDLSFNVRGRKWVNCDGHVNFPDGEVFTGPVENSAEGKVRYTFPAVYQGREVQNVRLVFRRGRVVEAKADKGEDFLKAMLGTDAGARRVGELAFGTNYSIKRFTRNTLFDEKIGGTVHIALGAGLPETGSKNRSGIHWDMVCDTRKDSVIYGDGKPIARNGRFLI from the coding sequence ATGCCTGACATAAGAATCAAACGGCTGGCCCGACTCCTCGTCCGCTACAGTATCGGCGTCAAGAAAGGCGACTGGGTGCGGATTGAAGGTCCAGCCTTGGCTGAAGAACTAATCCGCTGTGCGATGGTCGAAGTGCTTCGTGCCGGCGGTCATCCGATGCTTCGCATCTCGCTGCCCGGCACCGCTTACACGTTCTACCACCATGCAAACGACGACCAGCTCCGTTTCATCGCACCGAGCGAGAAACTCGAGGTCGAACGAATCAACGGCCGGTTGTTCTTCTGGGGCGGCTGGAACACCAAGGAACTGACCGGTATCCCGCCCCGCAAACTGGCCCTTGCTGGCCGGGCGCGCAAACCGGTCTTTAACCGGATGCTTGAGCGTATCGCCAAAGGCTCGCTCCGCTGGTGCGGCACGATGTTCCCAACCAATTCCTCGGCCCAGGACGCTGAAATGTCGCTTGAGGAATACCAGGATTTTGTGTTTACAGCCGGCATGCTCGACAAGAAAGATCCGATTGCCGAGTGGAAAAAGGTATCCAGGCGTCAGGCCCGGCTCGTCCGGTACCTGAACCGGCTCTCAACCATCAGGATTGTTGCACCTGACACCGACCTGTCTTTCAACGTGCGCGGTCGCAAGTGGGTCAACTGCGACGGCCACGTGAACTTTCCGGACGGCGAAGTATTCACCGGCCCGGTCGAGAACTCAGCCGAGGGCAAGGTCCGCTACACATTTCCTGCCGTGTACCAGGGCCGCGAAGTCCAGAACGTCAGACTCGTGTTCCGCCGGGGACGGGTCGTCGAAGCGAAAGCAGACAAAGGTGAAGACTTCCTCAAAGCGATGCTTGGCACTGATGCGGGAGCCAGACGGGTCGGCGAACTCGCCTTCGGCACGAACTACTCAATCAAGCGCTTCACCCGAAACACCCTGTTCGACGAGAAAATCGGCGGCACGGTCCACATCGCACTCGGCGCGGGTCTGCCTGAAACCGGCTCAAAGAACCGGTCCGGCATCCACTGGGACATGGTCTGCGACACGCGCAAGGACTCGGTCATCTACGGCGACGGCAAACCCATCGCCCGAAACGGCCGATTCCTTATCTAA
- a CDS encoding pyridoxal phosphate-dependent aminotransferase, which yields MPGKVTISERGRLMPASPIRKLVPYADRARSRGVKVYHLNIGQPDVETPAEMLAAYRGLDLKVIGYGPSNGLTAYLDGLVHYYAGVGITVETKDILVTVGGSEAIAFVYGAITDPGDEVLVPEPFYTNYAGYACMSSIQLVPVTCRAEDGFHLPPGREIESRLTERTRAILVSNPGNPTGVVYTADEMAMLARLCLERNLYLVADEVYREFIYDPGVKHHSVMNLAGLEDRAIMVDSVSKRYSACGARVGCIVSRNHDLMQTVLKFGQARLCPPTVDQLAALAALSTPASYFAAVRDEYRRRRDLVCDALCAMPGVLCQRPAGAFYVVARLPVDDAEQFAIFMLDEFQENNETVMVAPANGFYATKGAGQNEVRIAYVLNCDDLARAMSLLAHGIEAYNRRK from the coding sequence ATGCCAGGGAAGGTGACAATTTCCGAACGGGGGCGGCTGATGCCGGCCTCGCCCATCCGCAAGCTCGTGCCCTATGCCGACCGTGCCCGCTCACGCGGCGTCAAAGTATATCACCTGAACATCGGCCAGCCGGATGTGGAAACCCCGGCTGAGATGCTGGCCGCCTATCGCGGGCTTGACCTGAAAGTCATCGGTTATGGCCCGTCCAACGGCCTTACCGCCTATCTCGATGGCCTGGTCCACTACTACGCCGGCGTCGGAATCACGGTCGAAACGAAGGATATCCTGGTCACGGTCGGTGGCAGCGAAGCGATTGCCTTCGTCTATGGTGCCATCACCGACCCCGGAGATGAGGTTCTCGTACCCGAACCGTTCTACACCAACTACGCTGGGTACGCATGCATGAGTAGTATCCAGCTTGTGCCGGTGACCTGCCGGGCCGAAGATGGATTCCACCTACCGCCAGGCCGGGAGATCGAATCAAGACTGACTGAGCGTACCCGGGCCATCCTCGTGTCCAACCCGGGCAACCCGACCGGTGTCGTTTACACAGCCGATGAGATGGCGATGCTCGCGCGGCTCTGCCTTGAGCGGAACCTCTACCTTGTCGCCGACGAAGTGTACCGCGAGTTCATCTACGACCCCGGCGTCAAGCACCACAGCGTGATGAACCTTGCTGGCCTCGAGGACCGTGCAATTATGGTTGACTCGGTGTCCAAACGCTACTCAGCGTGTGGTGCCCGAGTCGGGTGTATCGTCTCCCGTAACCACGACCTGATGCAGACAGTCCTTAAGTTCGGCCAGGCCCGGCTCTGCCCACCGACAGTTGACCAGCTTGCCGCGCTGGCCGCGCTGTCCACGCCGGCTTCGTACTTTGCCGCGGTGCGGGATGAATACCGCCGCAGGCGCGACCTGGTATGCGACGCCTTGTGTGCCATGCCAGGAGTACTATGCCAGCGGCCGGCCGGAGCCTTTTACGTCGTTGCCCGTCTGCCGGTAGACGATGCCGAGCAGTTTGCCATCTTCATGCTTGACGAGTTTCAGGAGAACAACGAGACCGTGATGGTCGCACCAGCAAACGGGTTCTACGCCACCAAAGGTGCGGGCCAGAATGAAGTCCGCATCGCCTATGTCCTGAACTGCGATGACCTCGCACGCGCGATGAGTCTCCTGGCCCACGGCATAGAAGCGTACAACAGAAGGAAATGA
- a CDS encoding 4Fe-4S dicluster-binding protein codes for MTKLKSWKELPCGAIIDDPKAVLENKTGAWRSQRPVWNKDRCIHCLTCWIYCPDAAIIVKDGKNQGINYDYCKGCGICASVCPKKVQAITMEQERK; via the coding sequence ATGACAAAATTGAAGAGCTGGAAAGAACTACCGTGCGGCGCGATTATTGACGACCCGAAGGCGGTACTGGAAAACAAGACCGGTGCCTGGCGGTCTCAGCGGCCGGTGTGGAACAAGGACAGGTGTATCCATTGTCTGACCTGTTGGATTTACTGCCCGGACGCAGCCATTATTGTGAAGGACGGCAAGAATCAGGGAATCAACTACGACTACTGCAAGGGCTGCGGTATCTGCGCTTCGGTCTGTCCGAAGAAGGTGCAGGCGATAACGATGGAACAGGAGCGGAAATGA